A stretch of DNA from Methylosinus sp. LW4:
CGCTTATCCTGCGCATCGACCGCGTGGTCGCTCGCTCCATTTTGATGGAAGAAGTGTATGGTTTCGACGACATCGTGTCGCCGGGTGCGCTCGACACGCTGGTTTCCCGTCTGCGCAAGCGGCTCGAAAACGCCGACGCGCGCGTCGAGATTCATCTCGTGCGAGGGCGCGGCTATCTCTTGAGCGAGGCCGGCGCATGATCCCGTTCCGCTCGGTCACGGCGCGGCTTTCGGTCTATGTCGCGATCGCGCAGGTCGCCGGCTATGTCGTGACGCATGTCTGCGTTCATATTCTCGGCGCGTTCGGCGTGATTCCCGGCGGACCCGAATATTGGAACGACCTCGCCTTTCCGAAAATCCATGCGTTGGCGGCGGCGTCCGTCACGCGTGTGCCCGATGGAATTTTGCGTCTCGATCCGACGCCAGAATTGCGGGCGTCCATGGAGCTCATGCCGTCTCTTCGCATAGCGATCATTGATCCGAGAACGGCGGCAGAATTGCCAGGATCGTCGCCGGAGCTCGTGTCGCGCATCAAGGCCAAGGACGGCGTCAGGCCGATCAGCCTGTCCTATCGGATCGATGGCGAGGCAGGAACAGATTTCAAAGGAGCGCTCGTAATGACGAACACGCGACACGGCGCTTTGGAGATCGCGACTTATGGATACGCATCGTCATGGCGTGACTTTCCTTACTGGATGTATGTAGCCGGGCTGGGAGACATCAGATATCATCTCATTGAGATCGTCATCGTCGCGATCATCGGATGGGTGACGCTGAAGCGCGGGCTCTCGCCCCTCGATGCACTCGTCGGACAAACCAGGCTGATCGATCTCGTGTCGCTCGACCGGCGCCTGTCGCTCTCCACAGCGCCATCCGAAATTCGGCCACTCGTCGCCTCGTTGAACGAGGCGCTCGAGCGCCTCGACGACGACATCAAGCGCCAGCGCCGCTTCCTCGCCAACGCCGCGCATGAGTTGCGGACGCCAGTTGCTATTCTCACCGAACGCCTGAACCATCCGGAGGAGGCCGGGTTCATCGGCGACATGAAACGCGATGCAAGGCGGATTCGCTCGATAGTGGAACAGCTTCTAGCGTCTGCGCGTTTGCAGGGCCGCCCCGAGGCGGCGACCTCGGTCGATCTCGCCGAGGTCGCGCGGGCGGCCGTTGACGACTATGCGCTGCTGGCGCTCAAGAGCCGGCGCCATCTCGCATTGGAGACGCCGCCGGCGTCGGTCGTCGTCGTCGGAGATCGGCAGGCGTTGGAAAGCATCATCTGCAATCTCATCGACAATGCGCTGCGCGCCGAGCCGGAAGGAGGCACAGTGCTCGTGCGCGTCGACTGCGACGCTACAATAACCGTGATCGATCATGGAGACGGCGTGGCCGCGGCCGATCACGAGCTGATCTTCGAGCCGTTCTGGCGCAAAACCGATACCAAGCCCGGCGCCGGGCTCGGGCTCGCAATCGTCAAGGAGCTGATGGAAACGCATGGCGGCGGCGTCATCCTCGAGGCGACGCCCGGCGGCGGCGCTACATTCAAATTGTCCTTTGCGGCGGCGGACATCGATTAGCCCATTTCATCTAGCTTGGACGTGAACGTTCACTGTGAGGGCTCTTCACCAACGATAGCGCAATGTCGCCACGAGCTTGCGGCGTTCGCCATAAAAGCACTCTGGCGCGCTGTAATAGCAGGCGGCGACATAAGCGTTGTCGAGAAGGTTGGAGACGTTCAATGCGAGACGCCAATTGTCGCGCTCATATCCGATCATCGCGTCGAGCACCGCATAATCGGGAACCCGGTAGACGACGGCGGGGGCGGCGAGCGGCGGCGAGAAGCTCGGGCCGGTGTAGCGCAAGCCGGCGCCGAAGCTCAGCCCTTGCAGCAGCTCCGTCTCTCGCGCGCCGAGCGCGGCGAAGTCCGGCCGATAATTGAACCAGACCGCGAAAGCGTTGCGGGCGACGCCCGGCATGGACTGCCCCTGCGTGCTGGTGGCGCTCTGCATGATCTTGTTCTCGGTGAAAGTGTAGGAGCCGAGGAGATCGAGATTGCGGTCGATCGTCGCCTTGCCCTCGAGCTCGACGCCGCGGGAGCGTACCTCGCCGATCGATATCTGCGCCGACGGATTGATCAGACGATGCGAAGCATCGGGGTCGGCGCTCGGCACATTCTGCTGCGTCAGCTGATAGGCCGCAAAGCTCAGCATATAGTCGGAGCCCGGCGGCTGGAGCTTGAAACCGACCTCATATTGCTCACCCGTCTTCGCCTTCAGCAGCGCGCCTGTGTAATCCATCGCCGTTTGCGGCTCGAAAGAGCTGGAGTAGCTCGCATAGGGCGAAACGCCTTCATCGAAGAGATACATGAGCGCTGCGCGACCGGTGAAGGCGTCCTGCTTGGACGGCGTGACCGTGCTGGCCCGATAGGCGTAAGTGGTCTGCGTCGTCCAGTCCTGACGACCGCCTCCCGTGATTAGCCAATGCCCGTCGAGCTTGATCTGATCCTGGAAATAGACGCCGAGCTGATCGTTGACAATCAGGCTGTCGATGGTCGGCGTCGAATTGAGGATGACCGGCGAGCCAGAGACAGGGTTGAACAAATCGAGCGCCGCGACCGTCCCGCGCCAGGTCTTATAATTCCAGC
This window harbors:
- a CDS encoding sensor histidine kinase — its product is MIPFRSVTARLSVYVAIAQVAGYVVTHVCVHILGAFGVIPGGPEYWNDLAFPKIHALAAASVTRVPDGILRLDPTPELRASMELMPSLRIAIIDPRTAAELPGSSPELVSRIKAKDGVRPISLSYRIDGEAGTDFKGALVMTNTRHGALEIATYGYASSWRDFPYWMYVAGLGDIRYHLIEIVIVAIIGWVTLKRGLSPLDALVGQTRLIDLVSLDRRLSLSTAPSEIRPLVASLNEALERLDDDIKRQRRFLANAAHELRTPVAILTERLNHPEEAGFIGDMKRDARRIRSIVEQLLASARLQGRPEAATSVDLAEVARAAVDDYALLALKSRRHLALETPPASVVVVGDRQALESIICNLIDNALRAEPEGGTVLVRVDCDATITVIDHGDGVAAADHELIFEPFWRKTDTKPGAGLGLAIVKELMETHGGGVILEATPGGGATFKLSFAAADID